A stretch of DNA from Juglans microcarpa x Juglans regia isolate MS1-56 chromosome 5D, Jm3101_v1.0, whole genome shotgun sequence:
ACTATTCCATCAAATTAAGGAGAAGatcaagagagagagggacatgTAGATCTAGTTACTGATCATAGACACCTTAGCCTGAAGCTGAAACTAAAAAAGACAGCTTCAAACAGTACTCCACATCTCTCTATTGCGCTTACAGATTGAGATACCATAAAGATGTACGTTCACCTGAAaaagaagatcaacaaaaaGACCGGCGACACTGTGAAAGAAGTGCCTTTCTTTTAACGAGCATATATGTAAACACCCAATGGATTCACACTTATAGACACTGCTAACATGGTTAAACTTTTTTATGGTTTGATTTCAAAATCATCCCATTGAAGATTGAGATCGGTGGAGGCAAAGGTATCAATATCATCCCAAGTCCAGTAAGTAGACATGTCCATACCACTGGTTGTTGTAGGTATCTGCCATGGCTGAGTGGCAGTGCTGCTTGGGTTGGCCATGATATTGGTAATGGTTGGCTCCCCCATGGTTTTGAACTCTTGATCGGTGTAATTATTATAAACATCTGAGGACTGGAAAGAGGTTGGGATTGGAGATGGGTTTGTGTTAAAAGAGCTTGAGCTTGAGAAGGGAAAGTTTAGGTTTTGATCTAGAGGAAGATGCGGAGCTGAACCCAAACAGACGTTGTTGTTGGCGCTGAGATTTTTGCTGTCCAAGTTGCTAGAGTTGAACAAATTCTTTTGCGGCAGCGAAGACGGTGGAAGAAGCAACGCCTGGTAGAGGATATCAGACGTGCATTTCTGATCACCTAGTGAAAGAGGAAGATTGTTCCTCTGCTGCTGAGCTTGAATAGCCATGTGGGCCGTCTTGAGCTTATTATCGACATCGCTATTGGTGGTGCTGGTGGTGGCTGCACTAGCGCTGGTGCTGGCAGAGGTAGCAGTGCTTGATTTTTTTAGCCTCTTATTCTTGCGGCCGCCACCAACCGGAACGTTGCGTAGAGTTCCACCCTTAGTCCAGTGCCTTTTACAAGCTCTGCAGAAATGCCGAGGCTGGGACTTGTTATAGTTGTTGTAGTAACAAAACTTCGTGTTTGATGAATCACACCTCGGACACTTTAATGGCTCGAATTGTTGCTGCTGATTTTGTTGCTGTTGCCGTCTCATGATCGGAGGAGTTTTGGGCAGCTCCAAAGTTGTTTGATCCTGCAAGAAGGCTTGGCTCCAATCAAGCCCATCGCCAGAAACCTGCCTAGAACTCAAACCCATCTCTGAAAACACCCAAAATTAACAACGGAAAAGATATCTTCAAATCGATCGAGGATTTCCGGGAAATTGGAAAGACCAAGTTGATCTAGCCTTTGGATCGAGGAGCGAGAAGAGAAATCAATCTGAAAAAGAGCAAGAGGATGAGATTGTTGCCTATAAACCAAACAGTGTGTTTCTCTAGAGAAATTGGTGAGCCGACAATATTGTTAGAAGCAGGGAAATGGCTAGGACGGTGGTGAGAAGCGAGCATGTCTTCGAgtctatcttttcttttctatataaCGAAGCGATTATCTAAAGCTACAAACCTATCGATCTATATATGATCGCTACGAAAGAAGCAATAATTATAAGATGAATAAAAGACGATCAAAGATTACTCGAGCTTTGGAAGGACCAAAAGAGTTTTGATTGATATATGTGGGGTGCAGCagcagtagtagtagtactagtggTGGCAACCCTATATAATTATGCTGAACTTTGGCGACAAAACTAGAACTACCAACACAATTTTATAGCAAGAAGACTTTGTGGGGGAGGAAAttaagggaggagagagagagagagagagagagatgatcagTTTCTTAGCCCCGAAGGTCATGTAAATGTGGGTTGGTGACAAGTGGGCGTACCTAGACCGTCGATAGTGGCCTTGCGTGCTTGGGTTGTAAAAAGAACGTAGATCATGATCTGCATgctgtaataataataatacatgatTGTAATTGACTTAACCATGAATGCATATAAAGTTGGCGCGATGGAATAAGAAGTACACTACGGTCCATGCACTCATCTTCTTCTGGCCCatgaattattaatttcttctaGCTAGGTtgtttagatgataaataaattaataaaatgggaCCCTAGCTGCTCATTTTGTATGGTTAAAAAACAGTTGGCATCACGTGGGTTCTGGGTGGGATACCACAATAGATGTGGTGGTGATCCTATGGCCCTAATGACGTTCATGTGACTACATCATGTTACAAACAACCTAGGGTACTCGTGTTTCATGCACATGTTGTTCGCACGAGTGAGCATTTGATTTCTACGACCGTACGtgagagcactagcattggtttctctatcttcaaaatcacatcttttaaaattttattttgcatatcaagaaaaacactcatattggattatgcattttttaatcaaaaataataatattatttttaatttcttttcttaaaattattattttttatatattatacaattagTACAATTtgctcaaaaatacaaatttcgCATATCTAATATtatcaatttcatatatcaaaatgaccaattttatcaataaatattaatatgtactaaaaaacactttatatcatcaacttaatacaaatttcatatatcaaaattatcttaatacaaattccacaaaattgattttaatgggtaggagagagaaaaaacattaaaaataatatttggagagTGAATAGTGCTTCTTCAAACTTGAAGAAGTACTATTCAAAactatgtaaaaatttagagatgcataagtcaatgtagatgaatttaaagacatattatacaaatataaagataaaaataaagatgatgaataagTTATTGCTAGTGCTCTGATCCATACATTAATAAGAAGATCATCAGTCAATATTGGATTGGGTAGTGCTTGCTACCTAGCTTTGACCATTAGTGTGTCCACTagtataaattttactttttatttttttcatttttttatatttttttaacatatttaaatagtttttaaaaataaaaaatatatataccaatacactaatagttacttccttaattaataaataaataaaaattaaatacataaataatcaaaatgagacggcatagtagcattattctattGGAGATGCATGGATACTCTCTAGCTAATTGGTTATTCACTTTGGTTGGTACGTGTTGGATTTGGTACTCATGATATCTTTTAATATAAATGGAGACTTATTAATAGAATTAGGATaccatatttttcttaaaaaaataaatcaattatagttattttttcactaAGACATGAGTCAAGTCATAGACGTTTGTACGTGACAAATAAATATGGTTTGATTACGTGCTTGGTCTTTATATTTCTTGTGGCCGGTTGGTCTACATTCTATGCTTGATGATCTTATTGATCAGCTAGCTTAGGTTAATTAAATTCCAATTGCGTCAGATAATGTCTAAGATATTCCTTGAAACCCATCGAAGAAGAAGGAAATCGAAGGCCACGTACGACAATTAATTAGGACCACGAGTGCCACATGCATACTATTAAGCAACGGTCGAAGCGAACGTACGTAAGCTTAAtcttaaacaattttttttttaattatctttaatATAAAGATATTGCGGAATGTGGATGGAAATCAAACTTGGTCGGTTGGTTAGGTAAAGTTTCTTGTATGGTCGTTTTCGATCTGCATCCTCAAAAGGACAGAACAGAATGTCTGTCacttctcttgtttttttttttttaatttttcgttcagaaattttataatttatagtattattattagaatGAGAATTTTAATGAACACTTCAAAATAGGAgatgcattaatatatatatatatatagagaaaataaataaaagaaatagaaattgaTACTAAATAATTGATTTAGGGCAATACTACTCTCCCGCtcagtctattttttttttcattttatatttttttaatacatttaaatatttaaaaaaaatacatcaatatatttaaaaatacttctttaattattaaataaaaaaaaattgtcaaacaGTCAAAAAAACAGTCAAATTAGAGCGGCATACTAATGTTCTCATTATTTAATCTCGTACGTACAACTTGGATCATAAACAACGAAAATGACTGTCGAGAGGCAAATTTCTAGACGGGCCGCCTTGTGAGATCTACTGCAAGGGTATCTTACTTACAACAAATAGAAGGAACAAACTTCTTCTGGTTGCATTGTGGAGAGGTAAATAGTAATTGAAggtcttcatttctttcccaaactTGGGCAGGAATTATTTTGACAGTTAACTAATTAACAGAAATTAAGGATTgagactaaaaaaaatacagcaTAGAAAATACATTGagaattgaatttatttataaatatcgAAAATTGGTTACGAAGACTATATAACCCGAACTTAGATAGTAAAGAAAATTTGAGATCTTGAGAATTTTTCCCGAAAAggcaaaatcaaaataattatgtaaaaataaaataaggaataaAATAAGTATCTCGCCAAAAATTTGTCCCAAATCGGAATAAGaatcatctctaaaaataacaGCGAAATATTACCATAGTccataaatgaaaaaagaaaacttaaactACGATTCGAGGGGAAAAGAGCTGATTTTAGGATCGAAACAGAGAACAATAGACATAGCATGGTGACCACATTGTGTGTACAAAAAAAGAACTTTCCGAATTAGAAATATATACGTGATTCTAATacttctaactaaagttataaTCAGAATCTTGAGATGTGCTCAATATTATCCCAATTTacataatcttatatttttttgaaaaattatagggTTATTACTCACTTACTATtcatttactactcattttatatttgattttttttttaatttttaattttacttgatGGTCAgagaagtaactattagtaaaattatatattttttaaattttttcttaataattaaatatgttaaaaaaatacttaaaagataaaaaattaaaaaatttaatataaactataagtaataaatatgtAGTAATAGAGATCAAAATAATAACCCTACCACtaccctattttttttttttaccctatTTGTGCTATTGTAAAATCTACAGCACACTATTACTATACCCGAATCCCCAGCATTAGACTTGTTTGAGCAAATGCATGCATAGGATAAAGGTGAGATCGATCTGTCTTGGATTACAAAATGGCGGCTACAGTGCCATCATTGAGGGCGGCGCGCAAAATTCATGCATGTCGATGACGGCGTGTCATGACTCGCGGCGTGTGAGAGTCACACGCCGATGAATGTGAATGGTGAAAGGGTTGATTTGGTGAATTGACATATGGGAATGGTGATCATGGTGGGACACGTAGAGATTATCAATGGAATCACGGCAACAACTCGGACAAATCATATCCAACAAAAAtggcaccaaaaaaaaaaaaaaagggggaaacaAACTGCTGATTAAAATGTTAATAGTCAGCATAATGATCTGTTGGAGAAAGATTCTAACATGTCCATCTGCAAAGCTATATATTTTAACAGTtcattatatacatttatttaatttataagagaaatattttaaaatagatttatttgattataacgttatttttattataaaatacatttatatatcatataatatcatGCCAACTTCGAAATATGAACAATGTTTGGTGGCCACAAGAAGCAGCCTGCAGCCTcggttaattaattaatatgcgTTTTTAATTGATTAAAGATTAATGTTTCAATGATAGTACGTAGCAATGATCCAGAAATTATAGCACGTGTCACTGCATGATGGGGCAATGGTGCCCCCCCGGTACCACTTGTGTCATTGATGGGTCAAGGTGGGAAATGTCATCTCAActcttaatatttatatatatatatatgaatttaaagAAACTACAAATGCTAAAAATTACGAGAGAGAAATCTAGGTTGCCAAAGGTAGAGCCAAATGCAGCGTGACACATCAAAATGTGACGATACTTGTGCAGGACTTTGATGCTATCAAACACCTGTGATATCGATGGATGATGCCCATATGATGGCTCGGTCTGCCTGTATTGTTCCATATATAGAACCGTACGTACCTCTTTGATCTGTTCGTTTCTTTTGTGTCATCGATCACCAATATCTGAAAAAATTACCGTGTCTTCTTTCTAacgttatttttgttttaacgAAAAAGTTTAACTGTTGTttagattcgaagatgagttgagatgaattgagatggattgtgaataatagtgagataggttatgaatagtagtgagatttgtgagttaaagttgatgattagtaataaataat
This window harbors:
- the LOC121266309 gene encoding dof zinc finger protein DOF1.4-like, with translation MGLSSRQVSGDGLDWSQAFLQDQTTLELPKTPPIMRRQQQQNQQQQFEPLKCPRCDSSNTKFCYYNNYNKSQPRHFCRACKRHWTKGGTLRNVPVGGGRKNKRLKKSSTATSASTSASAATTSTTNSDVDNKLKTAHMAIQAQQQRNNLPLSLGDQKCTSDILYQALLLPPSSLPQKNLFNSSNLDSKNLSANNNVCLGSAPHLPLDQNLNFPFSSSSSFNTNPSPIPTSFQSSDVYNNYTDQEFKTMGEPTITNIMANPSSTATQPWQIPTTTSGMDMSTYWTWDDIDTFASTDLNLQWDDFEIKP